A region from the Onthophagus taurus isolate NC chromosome 8, IU_Otau_3.0, whole genome shotgun sequence genome encodes:
- the LOC111414261 gene encoding SLIT-ROBO Rho GTPase-activating protein 1-like isoform X5, producing the protein MDENEQELKSPIKRLGSTRKLLVFNNIRLQLNEQLRCLDMRMEAQVALVTELQDFFRRRGELELDYSKNLDKLAKSLQLRHKEQKQKREQWPLFSSYACWQQLVTQTKNLSRDHVALAEVYSTHLVSRLAQVMEDVQRIYKRCREIGYETHEEILRVLHELHTTMKTYHSYQGELRQAEEKLKAAETQRNKLKQSLPQDKLERSKKYKFMEKEVTKRASKCSDAKIKALKARNEYILCLEASNTTIHKYFVDDLSDLIDCMDFGFHNCISRALLMHVSAEEGRQRSVQHGMDTLSTCINSLDSGSDKQRFLEYNHSAFMIPKKLEFQGQKTDDQPEPEIQKILHQEMETRLNQLQQRVTTLRAESDEVWKTLETAESTLLEMLNAKDYDCSQYFGENALPATKPPESLSMKQRADRQETEEFYLTKFREYLLGSTRIARLDAKQKYISQTLLAETPEAGNTLKPVSKIPRRKRIGRLQMSGQPKLFGGSLEEYLEATNQEIPLIIKSCVRVINLYGLHHQGIFRVSGSQVEINNFREAFEKGEDPLAEMTDSSDINSVAGVLKLYLRELREPLFPIIYFERFMELAQLESKREFITKIRELIFRLPRPVVVVMRYLFAFLNHLSEFSDENMMDPYNLAICFGPTLVPVPDDKDQVQYQNQVNELIKNIIKYNDSIFPNDGGVVYEKYISLEPDDHDVGDSPSEQGHEDIDSEVYPSEDDSECMEATAQFDFQARSDRELSFKKGDTVTLYSQISNDWWRGAVNGNQGLIPDKYISLKMKDDDREKIENLKSSSSEESIRRRASSSNDSMLSESSMSATNSPLVQCAPMTWTAVPNMNEETNSSTVLMNQSREKLIGHKRNKSLDGTSLQDDTISHRTTININQTSQNIIINGSSLSLNKNCQDSSNSVDTVDTQHGSPVEIRKKSQEPAEIDESNVDFSQNREQWQRRANSQSHIKISHTLKANRNSENWMQRQNYTPDLVMDLPLVGNSGPKEMVKKSMSLYSDHGEEETKILDNPESPDMTTAAERFAKQNQLTVKKNTKVRIDSGDVTKQVSDLVAITSPIPDRKYATISNATTTTFKPQIKVKPPVLKKPMFSVPLPAQIPTDLSKDQGDVST; encoded by the exons ATATTAGGCTTCAGTTGAACGAGCAACTACGATGCCTGGACATGCGCATGGAGGCCCAAGTGGCCTTAGTGACCGAGCTACAAGATTTCTTCCGCCGTAGAGGGGAGCTGGAGCTGGACTATTCAAAGAATTTAGACAAACTGGCGAAGAGCCTTCAGCTTCGACACAAGGAGCAAAagcaaaa AAGGGAACAATGGCCTTTATTTTCAAGTTACGCTTGTTGGCAACAGCTGGTCACTCAAACGAAGAACTTATCACGTGACCATGTGGCCCTCGCCGAAGTCTACTCCACTCACTTAGTTTCAAGGTTAGCGCAAGTTATGGAAGACGTCCAAAGGATATATAAAAGA TGCAGGGAAATTGGATACGAAACGCACGAAGAAATTCTCAGAGTATTACATGAGCTTCACACGACCATGAAGACATATCACAGCTACCAGGGCGAGCTCCGACAAGCGGAGGAGAAGCTCAAAGCCGCTGAAACTCAGCGGAACAAGCTCAAACAATCGCTACCTCAGGATAAGCTCGAACGGTCTAAGAAGTACAAATTCATGGAAAAAGAAGTAACGAAACGTGCTAGTAAATGCTCGGATGCTAAAATAAAAGCGCTAAAAGCTCGtaatgaatacattttgtgccTGGAAGCCTCCAACACTACTATTCATAAGTATTTCGTCGATGATTTATCTGACTTAATCGAC TGTATGGACTTTGGGTTTCATAATTGTATATCTAGAGCTTTACTTATGCATGTTTCCGCTGAAGAAGGTCGCCAAAGGTCAGTGCAACATGGTATGGATACTCTCTCAACGTGCATCAACTCACTAGATTCGGGTTCCGATAAGCAACGATTCCTAGAATACAATCATAGCGCGTTTATGATCCCTAAAAAATTGGAATTCCAAGGCCAAAAAACAGATGAC CAACCGGAACCGGAAATCCAGAAGATACTTCACCAGGAGATGGAAACCAGACTGAATCAACTCCAGCAACGTGTGACGACATTACGAGCGGAGTCTGACGAAGTTTGGAAAACGTTAGAAACTGCCGAAAGCACGTTGTTGGAAATGTTAAACGCTAAGGACTACGATTGCAGTCAGTATTTTGGGGAAAACGCTCTCCCCGCAACGAAACCGCCCGAATCGCTATCGATGAAGCAAAGGGCCGATCGACAAGAGACTgaggaattttatttaacg aaatttcgTGAATACTTATTAGGTTCTACTAGAATAGCTAGGTTAGATGCTaagcaaaaatatataagtcAAACATTATTAGCCGAAACTCCCGAAGCTGGAAATACATTAAAACCGGTTTCAAAGATACCACGGCGCAAGCGTATTGGTCGACTACAAATGAGCGGTCAACCAAAATTATTTGGAGGATCACTTGAGGAGTATCTAGAAGCCACCAATCAAGAAATTCCccttattattaaatcatgTGTTCGTGTGATAAATTTATAcg gTTTACATCACCAAGGAATATTTAGAGTGTCAGGGTCGCAGGttgaaataaacaattttagggAGGCTTTTGAGAAAGGCGAAGATCCTTTAGCCGAAATGACCGATTCTTCCGATATTAACAGCGTCGCGggtgttttaaaactttatttacgTGAATTAAGAGAACCGCTTTTCCCTATTATTTACTTCGAACGTTTTATGGAACTAGCAC AACTCGAATCGAAACGTGAATTTATAACGAAAATACGTGAGTTAATTTTCCGACTTCCCAGACCTGTTGTGGTTGTGATGCGTTatctttttgcatttttaaatca tttatcAGAATTTTCTGATGAAAACATGATGGATCCTTACAATTTAGCGATTTGTTTTGGCCCGACGTTGGTGCCCGTCCCAGACGATAAAGACCAGGTTCAATATCAGAACCAAGTTAATGagcttattaaaaatattattaaatacaatgATTCTATTTTCCCTAACGATGGCGGTGTGGTTTATGAAAAATACATTTCGCTTGAACCGGATGATCA tGATGTTGGTGATTCACCCTCTGAGCAAGGCCATGAAGATATCGATTCGGAAGTTTATCCTTCAGAAGATG ATTCTGAATGCATGGAAGCGACTGCTCAATTCGATTTTCAAGCGCGTTCGGATCGAGAGCTTTCCTTCAAAAAAGGTGACACGGTAACTTTATATTCGCAAATATCGAATGATTGGTGGCGCGGTGCTGTTAATGGAAATCAAGGATTAATACCAGATAAATATATATCACTAAAAATGAA agATGATGATcgtgaaaaaattgaaaatttaaagtcGAGTTCGTCGGAGGAATCGATAAGACGCAGAGCGTCTAGTTCGAACGATTCGATGCTGTCCGAGAGTTCAATGTCGGCAACGAATTCGCCATTAGTTCAATGCGCACCAATGACTTGGACGGCTGTGCCTAACATGAACGAAGAGACTAACAGTTCTACAGTGCTTATGAATCAGTCTAGAGAG AAATTAATCGGACATAAACGTAATAAATCATTGGATGGGACATCATTACAAGACGACACGATATCACACAGAACAACCATAAACATCAACCAAACCTCCCAAAACATCATAATAAACGGTTCGTCTTTATcgctaaataaaaattgtcaaGATTCATCAAACAGCGTTGATACCGTTGATACCCAACACGGATCACCCGTAGAAATACGCAAAAAAAGTCAAGAGCCAGCCGAAATCGACGAATCAAACGTCGATTTTAGCCAAAACCGCGAACAATGGCAACGCCGGGCAAACTCGCAATCCCATATCAAAATATCACATACCTTAAAAGCAAATCGAAACTCAGAAAATTGGATGCAAAGGCAAAATTATACTCCagatcttgttatggatttaccTTTAGTAGGAAATTCCGGTCCAAAAGAAATggttaaaaaatcgatgagtTTGTATTCGGATCATGGGGAAGAAGAAACAAAGATTTTAGATAATCCGGAAAGTCCAGATATGACCACGGCTGCTGAGAGATTTGctaaacaaaatcaattaactgttaagaaaaatactaaagtTCGAATCGATTCGGGCGATGTTACAAAACAAGTTTCCGATTTAGTGGCCATAACCAGTCCGATTCCCGATCGGAAATATGCGACAATTTCGAACGCGACAACCACTACATTTAAGCCGCAAATTAAAGTGAAACCTCCGGTGCTCAAAAAACCGATGTTTTCGGTTCCTTTACCCGCTCAGATACCAACAGATTTATCAAAGGACCAAGGAGATGTTTCCacttaa